A region from the Mustela erminea isolate mMusErm1 chromosome 10, mMusErm1.Pri, whole genome shotgun sequence genome encodes:
- the RNF19B gene encoding E3 ubiquitin-protein ligase RNF19B isoform X4, which yields MGSEKDSESPRSTSLHAAAPDPKCRSGGRRRRLTFHSVFSASARGRRARAKPQAEPPPPAAPPPPPAPVPVAAQAPPPEALPTEPAAEAEAEAAAEAGPGFEDEEAAEGGGPGPEEVECPLCLVRLPPERAPRLLSCPHRSCRDCLRHYLRLEISESRVPISCPECSERLNPHDIRLLLADPPLMHKYEEFMLRRYLASDPDCRWCPAPDCGYAVIAYGCASCPKLTCEREGCQTEFCYHCKQIWHPNQTCDMARQQRAQTLRVRTKHTSGLSYGQESGPADDIKPCPRCSAYIIKMNDGSCNHMTCAVCGCEFCWLCMKEISDLHYLSPSGCTFWGKKPWSRKKKILWQLGTLIGAPVGISLIAGIAIPAMVIGIPVYVGRKIHSRYEGRKTSKHKRNLAITGGVTLSVIASPVIAAVSVGIGVPIMLAYVYGVVPISLCRGGGCGVSTANGKGVKIEFDEDDGPITVADAWRALKNPSIGESSIEGLTSVLSTSGSPTDGLSVMQGPYSETASFAALSGGTLSGGILSSGKGKYSRLEVQADVQKEIFPKDTASLGAISDNASTRAMAGSIISSYNPQDRYSMTHT from the exons ATGGGCTCTGAGAAAGACTCCGAATCGCCGCGCTCTACATCTCTACACGCGGCCGCGCCCGACCCCAAGTGCCGCAGCGGCGGCCGGCGCCGGCGCCTCACCTTCCACAGTGTCTTCTCCGCCTCGGCCCGCGGCCGCCGCGCCCGAGCCAAGCCGCAGGCCGAGCCGCCGCCCccggccgcgccgccgccgccgcccgccccggtCCCGGTCGCGGCCCAGGCCCCGCCGCCCGAGGCGCTGCCCACCGAGCCGGCCGCCGAGGCGGAGGCGGAGGCCGCGGCGGAGGCCGGGCCCGGGTTCGAGGATGAGGAGGCGGCGGAGGGCGGCGGCCCGGGCCCGGAGGAGGTGGAATGCCCGCTTTGCCTGGTGCGGCTGCCGCCCGAGCGGGCCCCGCGCCTCCTCAGCTGTCCGCACCGCTCGTGCCGGGACTGCCTCCGCCACTACCTGCGCCTGGAGATCAGCGAGAGTCGGGTGCCCATCAGCTGCCCCGAGTGCAGCGAGCGACTCAACCCGCACGACATCCGCCTGCTGCTCGCCGACCCGCCGCTCATGCACAAGTACGAGGAGTTCATGCTGCGCCGCTACCTGGCCTCAGACCCTGACTGCCGCTGGTGCCCGGCCCCCGACTGCGG TTATGCTGTTATTGCCTATGGCTGTGCCAGTTGCCCAAAGCTGACCTGTGAGAGGGAAGGCTGCCAGACAGAGTTCTGCTACCACTGCAAGCAAATATGGCATCCAAATCAGACATGCGATATGGCCCGTCAGCAGAGGGCACAGACTTTGCGAGTACGGACCAAGCACACTTCAGGTCTCAGTTACGGGCAAGAATCTGGACCAG CAGATGACATCAAGCCATGCCCACGATGCAGTGCTTACATTATCAAGATGAATGATGGAAGCTGTAATCATATGACCTGTGCAGTGTGTGGCTGTGAATTCTGTTGGCTTTGTATGAAAGAGATCTCAGACTTGCATTACCTCAG CCCCTCTGGATGCACATTCTGGGGCAAGAAGCCATGGAGCCGtaagaagaaaattctttggCAGCTGGGAACACTGATTGGTGCTCCAGTGGGGATTTCCCTCATTGCTGGCATTGCCATTCCTGCCATGGTCATCGGCATTCCTGTTTATGTTGGCAGGAAG aTTCACAGCAGGTATGagggaaggaaaacctccaaacatAAGAGGAACTTGGCTATCACAGGAGGAGTGACTTTGTCCGTCATTGCATCCCCAGTTATTGCGGCAGTTAGTGTGG gtATTGGCGTCCCCATTATGCTGGCTTATGTCTATGGGGTTGTGCCCATTTCCCTCTGTCGTGGAGGTGGCTGTGGAGTTAGCACAGCAAACGGAAAGGGGGTGAAAATTGAGTTTGATGAAGATGATGGTCCAATCACAG TGGCTGATGCCTGGCGAGCCCTCAAGAATCCCAGCATTGGGGAAAGCAGCATTGAAGGCCTGACTAGTGTACTGAGCACCAGTGGAAGCCCTACAGATGGACTTAGTGTTATGCAGGGTCCATACAGCGAGACAGCCAGCTTTGCGGCCCTCTCAGGGGGCACTCTGAGTGGTGGCATTCTTTCCAGTGGCAAGGGAAAATACAGCAG